One Glaciihabitans arcticus DNA window includes the following coding sequences:
- a CDS encoding Trp biosynthesis-associated membrane protein codes for MTDAPTDRVAMNGRRMKLLAIAAGAAIAGLILLAWTQPWFGITLTDATDLEITGEVAAAGLSALAVAALVLVGAISIAGMFFRYLLGSLQALIGVAVILSASLALGNPISASATTISDATGIAGAGPVAALVDSVSVTPWPWVALVAGVLQIVAAAGILATARLWPGSTRKYQAARLTTEGGSPVDDWDALSSGGDPTDDTPTRNQP; via the coding sequence ATGACGGACGCGCCGACCGACAGGGTCGCCATGAATGGCCGCAGGATGAAACTGCTCGCGATCGCCGCGGGTGCGGCCATCGCCGGGCTCATCCTGCTCGCCTGGACCCAGCCGTGGTTCGGCATCACCCTGACCGACGCGACGGACCTCGAGATCACGGGCGAGGTCGCGGCCGCCGGGCTCTCTGCGCTGGCCGTCGCTGCCCTTGTGCTCGTCGGTGCGATCAGCATCGCGGGCATGTTCTTTCGCTACCTGCTGGGGTCGCTGCAGGCCCTCATCGGCGTCGCAGTGATTCTCTCGGCGAGCCTCGCACTCGGCAACCCGATCTCGGCGTCCGCAACCACCATCAGCGACGCCACGGGCATCGCCGGGGCGGGACCCGTCGCGGCGCTCGTCGATAGCGTCAGCGTCACGCCCTGGCCGTGGGTTGCGCTGGTTGCGGGAGTGCTGCAGATCGTGGCGGCAGCGGGCATCCTCGCGACGGCGCGTTTGTGGCCCGGATCGACCCGCAAGTATCAGGCCGCGCGCCTGACCACCGAAGGCGGCTCACCCGTCGACGACTGGGACGCGCTCAGCAGCGGCGGCGACCCGACGGACGACACTCCCACCCGCAACCAGCCATGA
- the rpe gene encoding ribulose-phosphate 3-epimerase, with protein MSVRINPSILAADFANFERELGRIATADLVHVDIMDNHFVPNLTFGTTMTERLQQLSTIPLDVHLMIDDPDRWAPDYAELGAYSVTFHAEAARDAPALARQLRSMGARAGLALKPGTPVEPYLDLLPEFDQILVMTVEPGFGGQSFMPETMPKLRVLREAVARSGQDLWLQVDGGITEDTIVIAAEAGADTFVAGSSVFRGEPADNIAALRAAAEGHTH; from the coding sequence ATGTCCGTGCGCATCAACCCCAGCATCCTGGCCGCCGACTTCGCCAACTTCGAGCGCGAGCTCGGCCGCATCGCGACCGCCGACCTCGTGCACGTCGATATCATGGACAACCACTTCGTGCCCAACCTCACCTTCGGCACGACCATGACGGAGCGCCTGCAGCAACTCTCAACGATCCCTCTCGACGTGCACCTGATGATCGACGACCCCGACCGCTGGGCGCCCGACTACGCCGAGCTCGGCGCGTACTCGGTGACCTTCCACGCTGAAGCCGCGCGGGATGCCCCGGCTCTCGCCCGCCAACTGCGCTCCATGGGCGCTCGCGCGGGGCTCGCGCTGAAGCCGGGTACTCCGGTGGAGCCGTACCTCGACCTCCTGCCCGAGTTCGATCAGATCCTCGTGATGACCGTGGAGCCGGGTTTCGGCGGACAGTCGTTTATGCCGGAGACGATGCCCAAGCTGCGCGTGCTGCGGGAAGCCGTCGCTCGCTCCGGCCAGGATCTCTGGCTCCAGGTCGACGGCGGCATCACCGAAGACACCATCGTGATCGCGGCCGAAGCGGGCGCCGACACCTTCGTCGCGGGCTCGAGCGTCTTCCGAGGCGAGCCGGCGGACAACATCGCGGCGCTCAGGGCCGCGGCCGAAGGCCACACGCACTAG
- a CDS encoding LLM class flavin-dependent oxidoreductase: MLQQRAVGVSLPRDIPANQIVDFCQRAEELGFDELWIVEDLFYRGGIAQAAVALASTSTIHVGIGILPAAARNVAFTALEVATLAELYPGRVTLGIGHGVTEWIKQVGAWPKSPLGLIRETLSAVRALLHGSLVNVTGDYVSLRDARLEFPPAHPPLVLAGVRGPKSLAISGAHADGTALAEPVTPEYLAAVIAQVGATRPHRIVAYSNAVVASSLDAARAIARPYLAHMDSPDVAAHIDPLPFARELRELGTSSSSPAEFAAAMPDEWVDQLAIVGAAADVRARVGVLQDAGASVVVFIITGPDALDALESLGTAL, encoded by the coding sequence ATGTTGCAGCAGCGCGCCGTCGGCGTCTCCCTCCCTCGCGATATCCCCGCGAACCAGATCGTCGACTTCTGCCAGCGCGCGGAAGAACTCGGCTTCGACGAGCTGTGGATCGTCGAGGACCTGTTCTACCGGGGCGGCATCGCGCAGGCCGCTGTCGCCCTCGCCTCCACATCGACCATTCATGTCGGCATCGGCATCCTGCCCGCGGCCGCCCGCAACGTGGCCTTCACGGCGCTCGAAGTCGCGACCCTCGCCGAGCTGTACCCCGGGCGGGTCACTCTCGGCATCGGCCACGGGGTCACGGAGTGGATCAAGCAGGTCGGCGCCTGGCCGAAGTCGCCGCTCGGCCTGATCCGCGAGACACTGTCCGCCGTTCGCGCCCTCCTGCACGGCTCGCTCGTGAACGTCACCGGCGACTACGTGTCGCTTCGGGATGCCCGGCTCGAGTTCCCGCCGGCCCACCCGCCCCTCGTGCTCGCCGGAGTGCGCGGTCCCAAGTCGCTCGCCATCTCGGGCGCCCACGCCGACGGCACCGCGCTCGCGGAGCCGGTCACCCCCGAGTACCTCGCCGCCGTGATCGCGCAGGTCGGTGCCACCCGACCGCACCGCATCGTCGCCTACTCGAACGCGGTCGTGGCTTCTTCCCTCGACGCTGCGCGTGCGATCGCGCGCCCCTACCTGGCCCACATGGACTCGCCGGATGTCGCAGCGCACATCGACCCGCTGCCGTTCGCACGCGAGCTCCGCGAGCTGGGAACGTCATCCTCGTCTCCCGCGGAGTTCGCCGCCGCCATGCCCGACGAGTGGGTTGACCAGCTCGCGATCGTGGGTGCGGCCGCGGACGTTCGAGCGCGGGTCGGTGTTTTGCAGGATGCGGGTGCCAGCGTGGTCGTGTTCATCATCACGGGGCCGGATGCGCTGGACGCGTTGGAAAGTCTCGGCACAGCCCTCTAA
- a CDS encoding M16 family metallopeptidase has product MSVTEPRVGRHNGILLLEADIALPLTGTLFFGVGSRDESPRSVGLAHLVEHLVMRGVGRVAIPHNATTAPDNLSFYATGTPDLVADFLSRVSTSIAALGQTTPEALQAEIDTVATELGDGYEDTELGPLQLLYGLTGPGLIGMGHPALSSFTLDDVRAFAKRWLHTGNAAIAFTGPIPAGLAVNLPEGIAPVRGATPSPQHPLPGWTPSPAGPLSLSVELTGSTTVMIALRAMVEIALMDALRRDSSLVYGVEPALLRIEGDRHELTIWINPPEDNLEKTVVLAVQTIRALARDGFDDELFRHTLDMARNEATLPNSHGMWLDDYAVELLRGETPTSFNEMATGVDTLDAEQIRATLAAGMPSLLVTVGRQELDGDTLKKLDLPFITSHTLVGEGKSSRELFKELMRPGIEILSPRFGRGMRGTQLVIEPRRLGFLFPDGSISLPLDEIVLAGRSPDGKWDLTLQNGNGAIIDPKDWRGGDKHVGAFMAKLDPAVVYERRT; this is encoded by the coding sequence ATGTCAGTTACCGAGCCCCGCGTCGGGCGCCACAACGGAATCCTGCTCCTCGAAGCGGACATCGCCCTGCCGCTCACCGGCACCCTGTTCTTCGGGGTGGGTTCCCGCGACGAGTCGCCGCGATCCGTCGGGCTCGCGCACCTCGTCGAGCACCTGGTAATGCGGGGCGTCGGTCGGGTGGCGATCCCGCACAACGCGACGACGGCTCCCGACAACCTCTCCTTTTACGCCACCGGCACGCCCGATCTGGTCGCTGACTTCCTCAGCCGCGTGTCGACCTCGATCGCCGCTCTGGGCCAGACGACGCCCGAGGCGCTGCAGGCCGAAATCGACACGGTCGCCACCGAACTCGGCGACGGTTACGAGGACACCGAGCTCGGCCCGCTGCAGCTTCTCTACGGCCTCACCGGACCGGGCCTGATCGGCATGGGACACCCCGCACTCTCGAGCTTCACCCTCGATGACGTGCGCGCCTTCGCGAAGCGCTGGCTGCACACCGGCAATGCGGCGATCGCCTTCACCGGGCCGATTCCGGCCGGACTCGCTGTGAACCTGCCGGAAGGCATCGCGCCGGTGCGTGGCGCAACGCCGAGTCCCCAGCATCCGCTCCCCGGCTGGACGCCGAGCCCGGCAGGGCCGCTCAGCCTCTCCGTCGAGCTCACCGGGAGCACCACGGTGATGATCGCACTCCGCGCGATGGTCGAGATCGCCCTGATGGACGCGCTGCGCCGCGACTCGTCCCTGGTCTACGGCGTCGAGCCGGCTCTGCTGCGCATCGAGGGCGACCGCCATGAGCTCACCATCTGGATCAACCCACCCGAGGACAATCTCGAGAAGACGGTTGTGCTCGCGGTCCAGACGATCCGGGCGCTCGCGCGGGACGGTTTCGACGACGAACTGTTCCGCCATACGCTCGACATGGCTCGCAACGAAGCGACCCTTCCGAACTCGCACGGAATGTGGCTCGACGACTACGCGGTCGAGCTGCTGCGCGGTGAGACGCCGACGTCCTTCAACGAAATGGCCACCGGCGTCGACACGCTGGATGCTGAACAGATCCGAGCGACTCTTGCCGCGGGCATGCCGTCCCTGCTCGTGACGGTCGGCCGGCAGGAGCTCGACGGCGACACGCTGAAGAAGCTCGACCTGCCGTTTATCACCAGCCACACTCTCGTCGGCGAGGGCAAGTCCTCGCGCGAACTGTTCAAGGAGCTCATGCGCCCGGGCATAGAGATCCTCTCCCCTCGCTTCGGTCGCGGGATGCGGGGCACTCAGCTCGTGATCGAGCCCCGCCGCCTCGGCTTCCTCTTCCCCGACGGCAGCATCAGCCTGCCGCTGGACGAGATCGTGCTCGCGGGCCGATCGCCCGACGGCAAGTGGGATCTCACGCTGCAGAACGGCAACGGGGCGATCATCGACCCGAAGGACTGGCGGGGCGGCGACAAGCACGTCGGTGCCTTTATGGCGAAGCTCGATCCGGCCGTCGTCTACGAGCGTCGAACCTGA
- a CDS encoding phosphoribosyl-ATP diphosphatase, protein MKTFDDLFAEISEKAVSRPEGSGTVAELDRGVHGIGKKIVEEAAEVWMAAEYQSDEELAEEISQLVYHLQVMMVAKGLAPADIWRHL, encoded by the coding sequence GTGAAGACTTTCGATGACCTGTTCGCTGAGATCAGCGAGAAGGCCGTGTCGCGCCCCGAGGGCTCCGGCACCGTCGCGGAACTCGATCGTGGTGTGCACGGCATCGGTAAGAAGATCGTCGAGGAGGCCGCCGAAGTGTGGATGGCCGCCGAGTACCAGTCCGATGAGGAGCTCGCCGAGGAGATCTCGCAGCTCGTCTATCACCTGCAGGTCATGATGGTCGCGAAGGGCCTCGCCCCGGCCGACATCTGGCGACATCTCTGA
- the hisG gene encoding ATP phosphoribosyltransferase, translating to MLRIAVPNKGSLSETAAEMLFEAGYTGRRDPRALSASDPRNDVEFFYLRPRDIATYVGSGALDVGITGRDLLLDSRSEASEIASLDFGDSTFRFAAPAGAFTALTDLEGKRVATSYPGLVGDFLTAHGVTSKLVSLDGAVESAVKLGVADAVADVVSTGSTLRAQGLEIFGPVILESSAVLISTRGDLPGIATLQRRLQGVLVARQFVLVDYDVPKTLLEAATAVTPGLESPTVSPLHDPDWVAVRAMVPRTETNHVMDELYELGARAILVSSIHAARI from the coding sequence ATGCTTCGCATTGCAGTTCCCAACAAAGGCTCCCTGAGCGAGACGGCAGCCGAGATGCTGTTCGAGGCCGGCTACACCGGTCGCCGCGACCCCCGCGCTCTCAGCGCGAGCGACCCGCGCAACGACGTCGAGTTCTTCTACCTCCGCCCGCGTGACATCGCCACCTACGTCGGTTCCGGTGCACTGGATGTCGGTATCACCGGCCGCGACCTCCTGCTCGACTCGCGCTCCGAGGCGAGCGAGATCGCCAGCCTCGACTTCGGCGACTCCACCTTCCGCTTCGCGGCCCCCGCCGGTGCGTTCACCGCACTCACCGATCTCGAGGGCAAGCGGGTTGCGACGAGTTATCCCGGGCTGGTCGGGGACTTCCTCACCGCCCACGGCGTCACCTCGAAGCTCGTGAGCCTGGATGGTGCCGTCGAGTCCGCCGTCAAGCTCGGCGTCGCGGACGCCGTCGCTGACGTGGTGAGCACGGGATCGACCCTGCGCGCGCAGGGGCTCGAGATCTTCGGGCCCGTCATCCTCGAATCGTCTGCGGTTCTCATCTCGACCCGCGGCGACCTGCCCGGCATCGCAACGCTGCAGCGTCGCCTGCAGGGCGTGCTCGTCGCCCGCCAGTTCGTGCTGGTGGATTACGACGTGCCGAAGACGCTGCTCGAGGCGGCGACGGCCGTCACGCCCGGGCTCGAGTCGCCGACCGTCTCGCCGCTGCACGACCCCGACTGGGTTGCCGTGCGCGCCATGGTTCCGCGAACCGAGACGAACCACGTGATGGACGAGCTCTACGAGCTCGGTGCCCGCGCCATCCTCGTCAGCTCGATTCACGCCGCACGCATATGA
- a CDS encoding DUF6704 family protein, protein MSNETEDHHGNSPASWTTVIIMLVAFTIGTFAFWFDLPVIVWAAAGLCLLGPIVGLFLKRAGYGVGGDKVIPKAHS, encoded by the coding sequence ATGTCCAACGAGACCGAAGACCACCACGGCAACTCACCCGCCTCCTGGACCACGGTGATCATCATGCTCGTCGCGTTCACGATCGGCACCTTCGCCTTCTGGTTCGACCTCCCGGTGATCGTCTGGGCCGCAGCCGGCCTCTGCCTGCTCGGCCCGATCGTCGGCCTGTTCCTCAAGCGCGCCGGTTACGGCGTCGGCGGCGACAAGGTCATCCCGAAGGCGCACAGCTAG
- the trpC gene encoding indole-3-glycerol phosphate synthase TrpC gives MLDSLVSGALADASERRAVRGLDLVEAAALARPAGLDALEALAPADRVKIIAEVKRSSPSRGALAEIPDPALLASQYETGGASAISVLTEVRRFGGTLADLEAVRAAVSLPVLRKDFIAEPYQVFEARAAGADLVLLIVAALEQPLLVELHSLIQQLGMTALVETHSADEVSRAVDVGAQVIGVNARDLSTFELDQDLFGRLADQIPSGVIRIAESAVKTPADVAHYRAAGADVVLIGEALVTGDPVATLTEFLGS, from the coding sequence GTGCTGGATTCACTCGTATCCGGAGCTCTCGCCGACGCTTCGGAGCGTCGTGCTGTTCGCGGCCTCGACCTCGTCGAGGCTGCGGCTCTCGCGCGTCCTGCGGGGCTGGATGCCCTCGAGGCGCTCGCCCCCGCCGACCGCGTGAAGATCATCGCCGAAGTGAAGCGCTCGAGCCCTTCACGCGGCGCTCTCGCCGAGATCCCCGACCCCGCCCTCCTCGCCTCGCAGTACGAGACGGGTGGCGCGAGCGCCATCAGCGTGCTGACCGAGGTGCGTCGATTCGGCGGAACCCTGGCCGACCTCGAGGCGGTGCGTGCCGCCGTGAGCCTGCCGGTGCTGCGCAAGGACTTCATCGCCGAGCCCTATCAGGTGTTCGAGGCGCGCGCCGCGGGAGCCGACCTGGTTCTCCTCATCGTCGCGGCACTCGAGCAGCCGCTGCTCGTCGAGTTGCACTCCCTGATCCAGCAACTCGGGATGACGGCCCTCGTCGAGACGCACAGCGCAGACGAGGTTTCCCGCGCCGTTGATGTCGGCGCACAGGTGATCGGTGTCAACGCGCGCGACCTGAGTACCTTCGAGCTGGACCAGGACCTGTTCGGGCGTCTCGCCGACCAGATCCCGAGTGGTGTCATCCGCATCGCAGAATCTGCCGTGAAGACCCCCGCCGACGTCGCCCACTACCGTGCGGCCGGCGCGGATGTTGTGTTGATCGGCGAAGCCCTCGTGACCGGTGACCCCGTCGCGACCCTCACAGAATTCCTCGGCTCGTGA
- a CDS encoding anthranilate synthase component I, with protein MTSTTAADFAERLAAGHRVVPVIRELFADGETPVGIYRKLALGKPGTFLLESAEQGGIWSRFSFVGVSSFGVLTETNGTVDWLDYGLGAERALGTDAPTTPLAALGHLHNRWSTPRVDGHPPLTGGLVGFIGWEAIREIENLPDAPPADFSVPSQAHTFVSELAVLDHRDGTVLLVATVLNDGVQLESELWADAQSRLDVMQAELAKPSEAWLAEVDLTTPAKPIPRVAEEAYKAAIESSKTYIRDGDVFQVVVSQRFDHEITADPIDVYRVLRTLNPSPYMYLLSLVDSAGKPIHIVGSSPEALVKVQDRRVYMHPIAGSRPRGATPERDLELADELLADDKEKSEHLMLVDLARNDLLKVCVPGSVEVTEFMLVERFSHIMHLVSSVEGNLRPDANAIEVFRATFPAGTLSGAPKPRALEIIDALEPAQRGIYGGVVGYFDFAGDIDLAIAIRTATIVGGLARVQAGAGLVADSDPRAEYEESRNKAAAPLRAVAIANAMRRVH; from the coding sequence ATGACCTCCACAACCGCCGCCGACTTCGCCGAGCGCCTTGCCGCCGGGCACCGGGTCGTTCCGGTCATCCGCGAGCTCTTCGCCGACGGTGAGACGCCCGTGGGCATCTACCGCAAGCTCGCGCTCGGCAAGCCTGGCACGTTCCTGCTCGAGTCGGCCGAACAGGGCGGTATCTGGTCGCGCTTCTCCTTCGTCGGGGTCTCGAGCTTCGGTGTGCTCACCGAGACGAACGGCACCGTCGACTGGCTCGACTACGGCCTCGGTGCCGAGCGTGCGCTCGGCACGGACGCACCGACGACCCCGCTCGCGGCACTCGGCCACCTGCACAACCGCTGGAGCACGCCGCGCGTCGACGGCCACCCGCCGCTGACCGGCGGCCTGGTCGGATTCATCGGCTGGGAGGCGATCCGTGAGATCGAGAACCTGCCCGATGCCCCGCCCGCCGACTTCAGTGTGCCGAGCCAGGCGCACACCTTCGTCTCCGAGCTCGCCGTGCTCGACCACCGAGACGGCACGGTGCTGCTCGTGGCGACCGTGTTGAACGACGGCGTGCAACTCGAGTCCGAGCTGTGGGCGGATGCGCAGTCGCGCCTCGACGTTATGCAGGCCGAGCTCGCGAAGCCGAGCGAGGCCTGGCTCGCCGAGGTCGACCTGACGACCCCCGCGAAGCCGATCCCGCGCGTCGCCGAGGAGGCCTACAAGGCCGCGATCGAGTCGTCGAAGACCTACATCCGCGACGGGGACGTGTTCCAGGTCGTCGTGTCTCAGCGCTTCGACCACGAGATAACCGCCGACCCGATCGACGTCTACCGCGTGCTGCGCACGCTCAACCCTTCGCCGTACATGTACCTGCTCTCGCTGGTCGACAGTGCGGGCAAGCCGATCCACATCGTGGGCTCGAGCCCCGAGGCGCTCGTGAAAGTGCAGGACCGCCGCGTCTACATGCACCCGATCGCGGGATCCCGTCCCCGCGGCGCCACACCCGAGCGCGACCTCGAGCTCGCCGACGAGCTGCTCGCCGACGACAAGGAGAAGTCCGAGCACCTGATGCTCGTCGACCTCGCCCGCAACGACCTGCTTAAAGTGTGTGTGCCCGGCTCCGTCGAGGTCACCGAGTTCATGCTGGTCGAGCGCTTCAGCCACATCATGCACCTCGTGTCGAGTGTCGAGGGCAACCTGCGGCCTGACGCGAACGCGATCGAGGTGTTCCGGGCGACGTTCCCCGCCGGCACCCTGAGCGGTGCGCCGAAACCGCGCGCACTCGAGATCATCGACGCGCTCGAACCCGCCCAGCGCGGCATCTACGGGGGAGTCGTCGGCTACTTCGACTTCGCCGGCGACATCGACCTCGCCATCGCGATCCGCACGGCGACGATCGTCGGCGGACTCGCCCGTGTGCAGGCGGGAGCCGGTCTCGTCGCGGACTCCGACCCGCGGGCCGAGTACGAGGAGTCTCGCAACAAGGCCGCCGCACCGCTGCGCGCCGTCGCCATCGCGAATGCCATGCGCCGGGTGCACTGA
- a CDS encoding RsmB/NOP family class I SAM-dependent RNA methyltransferase produces MQPARRIALDVILAVRESDAYANLLLPVRLQRAKLSTADAGFATELTYGTLRRQGYYDAVIALAAGRTVDRIDAPILDVLRLACHQLLSMRTAQHAAVDESVQLAKTVGSNSATGFVNGVLRTITRSTADEWRKRVLGDLDGDARLAAEFSHPLWIVRAFKAALAAEGRDSELENLLEADNVAPRVSLVALPGFSTVEELDAYPSPFSPVGATLDGGDPLQLEPVRAGRARVQDEGSQLAALALSRARPVVAGETWLDLCAGPGGKSALLAAEARASGAVLTANELVPARAELVRKALAVFDPAPEVWELDGTTIGDSHPDAFDRILIDAPCTGLGALRRRPEARWRKVPRDVAHLSGLQSNLLDAGLKALKPGGVLAYVTCSPHLAETKVIVEGALKKWGAAVERIDTPAVLSTVTGEPLDLGDGQHVQLWPHRHSTDAMFIQLLTKV; encoded by the coding sequence GTGCAGCCCGCGCGTCGCATCGCGCTCGATGTGATCCTCGCTGTTCGCGAGTCCGACGCCTACGCCAACCTTCTGCTGCCGGTGCGCCTGCAGCGCGCCAAACTCTCCACGGCCGACGCCGGCTTCGCCACGGAGCTCACCTACGGCACGCTCCGTCGCCAGGGCTACTACGACGCCGTGATCGCCCTCGCCGCCGGGCGCACCGTGGACAGGATCGACGCCCCCATCCTCGACGTGCTGCGCCTCGCCTGCCACCAGCTGCTCTCGATGCGCACCGCCCAGCACGCCGCGGTCGACGAATCCGTGCAGCTCGCCAAGACCGTCGGCTCCAACTCGGCGACCGGTTTTGTCAACGGAGTGCTCCGCACCATCACGCGCAGCACCGCCGACGAGTGGCGTAAGCGGGTACTCGGCGACCTCGACGGCGATGCGCGACTCGCAGCCGAGTTCTCGCACCCGCTCTGGATCGTGCGCGCGTTCAAGGCGGCTCTTGCCGCCGAAGGACGCGACTCAGAGCTTGAGAACCTGCTCGAGGCCGACAACGTCGCACCCCGCGTCTCGCTCGTGGCCCTGCCCGGTTTCTCCACTGTCGAGGAACTCGACGCCTACCCCAGCCCGTTCTCGCCCGTCGGCGCCACGCTCGATGGTGGCGACCCGCTCCAGCTCGAGCCGGTGCGAGCCGGCCGGGCGCGCGTGCAGGACGAGGGCTCACAGCTCGCCGCCCTTGCGCTCAGTCGCGCACGGCCCGTCGTCGCGGGGGAGACCTGGCTCGATCTGTGCGCGGGACCGGGCGGCAAGAGCGCCCTGTTGGCAGCGGAGGCACGGGCATCCGGAGCAGTCCTGACCGCGAACGAGCTCGTTCCGGCACGCGCCGAACTGGTGCGGAAGGCCCTCGCCGTATTCGACCCTGCACCCGAGGTGTGGGAGCTTGATGGCACGACTATCGGGGATAGTCATCCCGATGCGTTCGACCGCATCCTCATCGACGCGCCCTGCACGGGCCTCGGCGCGCTGCGGCGTCGTCCCGAGGCGCGCTGGCGCAAGGTTCCACGGGATGTCGCACACCTCTCCGGCCTGCAGTCCAACCTGCTCGACGCGGGGCTCAAGGCACTGAAGCCTGGCGGGGTGCTCGCCTACGTCACGTGCTCACCGCACCTGGCCGAGACGAAGGTCATCGTCGAGGGTGCTCTCAAGAAGTGGGGTGCGGCAGTCGAGCGCATCGACACGCCCGCGGTGCTCAGCACCGTCACGGGGGAGCCGCTTGACCTGGGCGACGGCCAGCACGTGCAGCTGTGGCCGCATCGCCACTCCACCGACGCGATGTTCATCCAGCTTCTCACTAAGGTCTAA
- the hisF gene encoding imidazole glycerol phosphate synthase subunit HisF, whose protein sequence is MTVATRVIPCLDVAAGRVVKGVNFLNLRDAGDPVELARKYYEQGADEITFLDVTATVDGRATMYDVVRATAEQVFIPLTVGGGVRSADDVARLQAHGADKVGVNSAAIARPALLGEIADRFGAQALVLSLDVKRSGGRFVMTTHGGRTETDLDALDWAREAIERGAGELLVNSIDADGTKQGFDLELISAMRELSQVPVIASGGAGAVDHFAPAITAGADAVLAASVFHNGELTVGDVKQALRAEGILVR, encoded by the coding sequence ATGACCGTCGCGACGCGTGTCATCCCGTGTCTCGACGTCGCCGCGGGGCGCGTGGTCAAGGGTGTCAACTTCCTCAACCTGCGTGACGCGGGTGACCCGGTCGAACTCGCCCGCAAGTACTACGAACAGGGCGCCGACGAGATCACCTTCCTCGACGTCACAGCCACGGTCGACGGTCGCGCGACCATGTACGACGTGGTGCGCGCGACGGCCGAGCAGGTTTTCATCCCGCTGACCGTCGGCGGGGGAGTTCGCTCAGCCGATGATGTCGCACGCCTGCAGGCCCACGGCGCCGATAAGGTCGGAGTCAACAGCGCCGCGATCGCCCGCCCCGCCCTGCTCGGAGAGATCGCCGACCGCTTCGGCGCACAGGCACTCGTGCTCTCGCTCGACGTCAAGCGCTCCGGTGGCCGCTTCGTGATGACCACCCACGGCGGCCGTACCGAGACCGACCTCGACGCCCTCGACTGGGCGCGCGAGGCCATCGAGCGCGGCGCCGGTGAACTGCTCGTCAATTCGATCGATGCGGATGGCACCAAGCAGGGTTTCGACCTGGAACTCATCTCGGCCATGCGCGAGCTGAGCCAGGTTCCGGTCATCGCGAGCGGTGGCGCGGGTGCGGTCGATCACTTTGCTCCCGCCATCACCGCCGGTGCGGACGCCGTGCTCGCCGCGAGTGTGTTCCACAACGGCGAGCTCACGGTGGGCGACGTCAAGCAGGCACTTCGAGCTGAAGGAATACTGGTCCGATGA
- the hisI gene encoding phosphoribosyl-AMP cyclohydrolase yields MSTVEEILERVTFKDDGLLPAIIQEQSSKDVLMLGYMDAEALRRTLTEGRVTFWSRSRSEYWRKGDTSGHIQLVKGAALDCDGDTLLVTVEQHGPACHTGAHACFDVDPLEPTIGFAE; encoded by the coding sequence ATGAGCACCGTCGAAGAGATCCTCGAGCGCGTCACCTTCAAGGACGACGGACTGCTGCCCGCGATCATCCAGGAGCAGTCCTCGAAAGACGTGCTGATGCTCGGCTACATGGACGCGGAAGCGCTGCGCCGCACGCTCACCGAAGGCCGGGTGACCTTCTGGTCGCGCAGCCGCTCGGAGTACTGGCGCAAAGGTGACACGAGTGGTCACATCCAGCTCGTCAAGGGCGCAGCCCTTGATTGCGACGGGGATACCCTTCTCGTTACCGTCGAACAACACGGCCCCGCGTGCCACACCGGCGCGCACGCGTGCTTTGACGTCGACCCGCTCGAACCCACGATCGGATTTGCCGAATGA
- a CDS encoding FKBP-type peptidyl-prolyl cis-trans isomerase, whose protein sequence is MTDSPRTKPEVEFYAGEEPTELVIIDIIEGDGAEAKPGATVDVHYLGVDFETLEEFDSSWSRGQSINFPLSNLIAGWQQGIPGMKVGGRRQLICPPHLAYGPAGGGHRLSGRTLTFVIDLLGTK, encoded by the coding sequence ATGACAGATTCACCGAGAACCAAGCCAGAAGTCGAGTTCTACGCGGGCGAGGAGCCCACCGAGCTCGTGATCATCGACATCATCGAGGGTGACGGCGCAGAGGCCAAGCCCGGTGCGACGGTTGACGTCCACTACCTGGGGGTCGACTTCGAGACACTCGAGGAGTTCGACTCCAGCTGGAGCCGCGGCCAGTCCATCAACTTCCCGCTCAGCAACCTGATCGCCGGATGGCAGCAGGGCATCCCGGGCATGAAGGTCGGCGGCCGTCGCCAGCTGATCTGCCCGCCGCACCTTGCCTACGGCCCCGCCGGCGGAGGTCACCGCCTCTCGGGTCGCACCCTCACATTCGTGATCGACCTGCTCGGCACGAAGTAG